Proteins found in one Pelmatolapia mariae isolate MD_Pm_ZW linkage group LG7, Pm_UMD_F_2, whole genome shotgun sequence genomic segment:
- the arid6 gene encoding AT-rich interaction domain 6, with protein MAHNEFKEERTKELVEEITEEQFLKDLYLFMKKRDTPIERIPHLGFKQIDLFVMFKTVNDLGGYHQVTAQQLWKQVYNTLGGNPRSTSAATCTRRHYEKLLLPYECHVKGISIRSMLPHHQPKPFHFVAGYSKEEDDGVQRPAKRRLVSVPQNPHNLQTDQHGNLFPLSVHYPPYYQPSPTVLPPYIPMPPSILATQHPPAPKPQFPYSQPCVNSTERVKEPLEHLRYLAERYKTSSGLAEPLNLSVKSSARDISNNPVSSFAPPSASKNPKFLNKPSTLYAHHHTGALTNEGSETQDGESSDGVAPSPYTMKAQEEQVIDVDVTAPSSSPVYDSALPLGTEAAAVAQKPCFPNTDLAVTPKEETKVIPEVMGLNLSQILSSLPQKKDGKMEIELPLSVFHKLLKMCKSSAMMHESKVPQPTQEGHPAERNWPNANTFPTNLTFHTNPQRQSSAEDLTFRNVPNLSHNNKSQNQFMSYKPLPSGAILKNTVSQDVLSVDQQDINKSYNSKSPNFWGAHKRETQSSPIEVESSPSPPRTQQDFAYKFYADVQGGKQQTETEPSAMLMVNSSSAPLFQLTTEEVMKLKKIISSSL; from the exons ATGGCACACAATGAATTCAAAGAGGAGCGAACCAAAGAACTGGTGGAGGAGATCACAGAGGAACAATTTCTCAAAGATCTCTACCTTTTTATGAAGAAGAGAGATACACCAATAGAAAGGATCCCACATCTTGGCTTCAAACAAA TTGATTTATTTGTCATGTTCAAAACTGTCAATGACTTGGGTGGCTACCACCAG GTGACTGCTCAGCAATTGTGGAAACAGGTTTACAATACACTTGGTGGAAACCCTCGAAGTACAAGCGCAGCCACCTGCACCCGCAGACACTATGAGAA GCTGCTGCTGCCCTATGAATGCCACGTGAAAGGCATTTCCATCAGGTCCATGCTGCCTCATCATCAGCCAAAGCCATTCCACTTTGTTGCCGGCTACAGTAAAGAAGAAGATGACGGTGTCCAGAGACCAGCGAAACGCAGGCTGGTATCCGTACCA CAGAACCCTCATAACCTCCAGACAGACCAACACGGAAATCTcttccctctgtctgtccacTACCCTCCCTACTATCAGCCAAGCCCCACAGTTCTGCCTCCCTACATCCCTATGCCCCCCTCAATATTGGCCACACAACACCCCCCTGCTCCCAAGCCCCAATTCCCTTACAGTCAACCTTGTGTAAACTCAACAGAGAGGGTGAAGGAACCATTAGAGCACCTGCGTTACCTGGCTGAGCGGTACAAGACCTCATCCGGACTGGCTGAGCCCCTGAACCTCAGCGTTAAATCATCAGCCCGGGACATCAGCAACAACCCTGTTTCATCATTTGCTCCACCTTCAGCCAGCAAGAACCCAAAGTTTTTGAACAAACCATCCACACTATACGCCCATCATCATACTGGGGCCCTGACAAATGAAGGCTCTGAGACACAAGATGGCGAGTCAAGTGATGGAGTTGCACCCTCTCCTTATACCATGAAAGCACAGGAGGAACAAGTTATTGATGTCGATGTTACAGCACCCTCAAGCAGCCCCGTATATGACTCTGCTCTGCCACTGGGAACAGAGGCTGCTGCAGTGGCACAAAAACCCTGTTTTCCAAACACAGACCTTGCAGTCACGCCAAAAGAAGAGACAAAAGTTATTCCAGAAGTGATGGGGCTCAATCTTAGCCAAATACTGTCCAGTCTCCCTCAAAAGAAGGATGGCAAAATGGAAATTGAGTTACCCCTGTCAGTGTTTCACAAATTGCTCAAGATGTGCAAGTCCTCAGCAATGATGCATGAAAGTAAGGTTCCTCAGCCTACTCAGGAAGGACACCCTGCAGAAAGAAATTGGCCCAACGCAAACACTTTCCCTACAAACCTGACATTTCACACGAATCCCCAACGCCAGAGTTCTGCTGAAGATCTAACATTCAGAAATGTGCCAAACCTCAGTCACAACAATAAAAGCCAAAACCAATTCATGAGCTACAAGCCTTTGCCTTCAGGcgccattttaaaaaatacagtaagCCAGGATGTCTTGTCAGTTGATCAGCAGGATATTAATAAGTCATACAACTCCAAGTCACCCAATTTCTGGGGTGCCCATAAGAGAGAGACCCAGTCATCCCCCATTGAAGTGGAAAGCAGCCCTAGTCCCCCCAGGACTCAGCAAGACTTTGCTTATAAATTCTACGCAGACGTCCAGGGAGGGAAGCAGCAGACGGAGACGGAGCCCTCAGCTATGCTCATGGTCAATTCCagctctgctcctctctttcaGCTCACCACTGAAGAAGTcatgaagctgaaaaaaatcATCTCAAGCTCATTGTAG